The nucleotide window CTTTCGGCTACGGTTAGGCACATAATCCAGATCACATGCCGGGTCCGGAGTCATATAATTTATGGTTGGCAAGAGAAGATTGTAATTCATACTTAAAATAGTGGCCACTAATCCAATAGCCCCTGATGCCCCGATGGTGTGACCGATACTTGATTTAATAGAGGTTATGGGGATTTTATAGGCATAATCACCAAAAACTCTCTTGATTGCCTCCGTTTCTATCCGGTCATTTAAGGACGTTGAGGTCCCATGCGCATTAATGTAATCAATCTCATCAGGAAAGATGCCGGCATCCTTTAAGGCCCTCTGGAAACTTAAGATAGCTCCGTCAGCGTCGGGAACAACAATATGGGAAGCATCAGAGCTGGCTCCATAACCAATCAGTTCAGCCTTTATGCCGGCTTCCCGCTTTAAGGCGTGCTTTAATTCCTCTAAGATCAGAATCCCGCATCCTTCACTTAAGACAAACCCGTCCCGATCCTTATCAAAAGGCCGCGAAGCCATAACAGGATCATTGTTGTTCTTAGAAAGGGCCCTGGTAGCACAAAACCCGGCTAAGATGAAAGGTGTAACTGGAGTATCCACCCCGCCGCTGATTACTACCTGACAGTGTCCCTGCCTGATCATATTAAA belongs to bacterium and includes:
- the fabF gene encoding beta-ketoacyl-ACP synthase II, which produces MKRVVITGMDVITSLGVGKEQLWDKAKKGESGIDRIQSFDPSPFSTQIAGEVLEFEPSHYLENKEAKRMDRFSQFAVVTTEMAIKDADLRIEKKNQERIGVIIGSGVGGMITAIRGHEGFLEKGPRKVGPFFISSHMMNSAASYISIKTGVKGPNITISTACSSGTQAIGVAFNMIRQGHCQVVISGGVDTPVTPFILAGFCATRALSKNNNDPVMASRPFDKDRDGFVLSEGCGILILEELKHALKREAGIKAELIGYGASSDASHIVVPDADGAILSFQRALKDAGIFPDEIDYINAHGTSTSLNDRIETEAIKRVFGDYAYKIPITSIKSSIGHTIGASGAIGLVATILSMNYNLLLPTINYMTPDPACDLDYVPNRSRKKEINTALLNSLSFGGNNAALIVKKFRP